gggcagacgagatatattagtatcatttaaatgaataaaactcgcgaaaatcttagatctcattaaatcgtattgtatattaatgtgactataaaacaaatattttaattggataATGGATATTCAGATAAAGTCATCATATAAGTACTGGGAGAAATTGAAGGAGAAGAATTGAAGGTAAAACTCACTACCGTGCTATAGAAAGGATTATGTGAAAAGCTACGTGCTATAGGCAGCAGTGAACTGATAACTACTGATAATGATGGCGAATTTATATTCGccatcattaaattaaaaagaaattagtatataaaaaaggtattgtttaatttgtaatatagaaTATCCACAAAGTGATAAAGATAAAAgccataattaattatcaaataaaaatcatataactGTACACATCTTCTAAATGTAGCTTTTTTGTACCACCACACTATCAGAAAGTAGGtagacttatttatatataagaaatacatatattctttCTCGCTGCGTTGCATTGGTCCAATTTCATGAtctcagaatattttaaattattttaacgtcATATTTGAAAAATGGGACTGTGATTATAAACAAGaaactatgatttttataaaaaaatatttaaattattataaaacttgaaattcatgaataaaatgtttcatatagatgaccaatttaaaattaatttttaaattaaatttattttacatattaagaaAAGTATGAAgagtaacttataaaaatagaaattaaatttgttttaaagacaacatgaaatgatttaatatataagaattattttctgatattattattattcattaccAATAAAGGTCAGTTTGTTAACACacgtagattaaaaaatatgttagtataaaaatgataatataaaaaagattttttttttaattaatataccaaccagtatatttatattaatgacgtTTCTTATTCACACGTTCAATTTACcaagacaaaatatttaaaataataaaactttacaaaataccTTTTTAgtgcttttataattatatattatgtatttaataacaaatatcgaCTTACCGACAGGCCAGGATTGCAGCCGGATGTGATAGAATTTTTTCTAAACTTTGGTACGCATATTTGCATCGAACTCTTCCCTCTAGGTGGACCCGCACACCCGTACTCGTCACTTCTATTATTCCttgtcaaatttatattgttagtgTTGTTGACCTTTACCAAAATGTTACAAGTCTGAGACgctatttgaaataaaccCTCCTCTAAATTCCTCTTATTACTATACTGtctgttaaaatgtaaatagtcCCACCAAGAAGGCATTTTCTGTTATGAAACGTAAAGAAAAGTTTCAGAAAAGTTCCGATCGTTCGCGTGCGTTCGCTTTGAAACGAAATCGTACTTTGACGACGGTGACTCCGGGCGTGCGCGTTAAACTTCAACGTAGAAGTGAAGcctataaatgtttattattttaatgataaaaaatagacacttaagtttatttaacgcTTACATAAACTCACATGacagtttaaatatgtaagaatttgttacaAGGTTGCCGTcgactattataaataataaaattggtgtttataaaaattgtaacttaataattttttaagagaCACTTtaactgatttatttttattcaagtagtcctaaatatatttacaaaacacattaaatacacataaaccatttttattacattttatacaatttaagtacattaaaaacacATGCATCTAAACAAATCCTTACAccgtttcatttattaaatgaaaactttatccgacagaattaaataaaggGATATCGTAACCATTATTCATGAATGATAAAATCCTTATTATGTTTAAGCGCATCCCTATTCCCTAAATGAGTATAGGTATAAGTGCATGTATAAAAACAGTTTGcacatataaattgtatttgttcAGGATCCTAATGGGTCGACAAACACTAAACGCGTTCCCTGTAGAATACCCAGTCTGGCACTTGGAAGtggtgatattaatattttaaatgtacatatttgaaCAGCGAAAGCAGACGACCAGAAAACATGGAATAGGGatcaaaattaacatttaatttttattttagcttaAACATTGTATGgaagtttttatattgaactcAGGATACCATAAAGACgaaaaaattgaaatgttggaaaaatatttttttagcaaaGTTAAGTAGTAAATTTCAAACGTCATGTGACGGTGtaaaattgtatgttatttacgtagttttataaacttttaggcacaacaatgaaaataaagaattttaaaaaaataaccgaaattaaaaagtaattttattttttttattggataaACTTActttttccaaaataaatatgatatgaaTTCCCTTTATGTCAAAGAGTTCGTGTAATGTGAGACATATAGATGAAtactatgataaaaaaaaaaagaaaaaagtgactttcatttttatatcgcAACTTGTaacacaaacaataattttgtttgaaaaatcaAGAATACAAGCGTCAAACGTGTTACTTGTTTTCTAATATTGTCGTCAAAACGAGaggttatatatttgtaggtacatatatattccttttaattagatttatttgtaagtatgGTTAAAATTGTCCCGAGACATTctgtactaaaaaaaaatctttttgagaaaaaaaaagttcacgcGTATAAGCTATTCAGTTTATGAGGGtgattatgttatgttattaaagaCTTTCTCGagtgaacattttaataaactaatgtAAAGTAGTCGAAACATtggtttaaaatgtaaaataataaaattactataagtTTTATCTGtagtttatattgtatatttaaattccgTAAAAACTTCTTAACATATGATTATCACTCCTATTGTTACCagaaaaatcaaaatgttatataagaaatCCCATAGGtacttaaaatactttattacttgtaaaaactttaattttttccttaaagaatagaagtaaaaaaaaatactattgtcAATGTTTCTttgaagtattattttatagtcttCATTGGTTTCAATGCCTGTTGcactgaattaaaaattcataggAGAATAAAATCACACACACCTTTACATAATACCcacatgaaaataataacacaaatatgGGAAGTGGAAATTTTTATCAAGGAATATTCACTTGCGttctaagaattttaaaatttttttttttgctgtgtatattttaatctgtggTCTAAAACTATATTCAAGCTTTAAGAACTTAAAAATCATGAGGATTCTGATATTTAGATAGAATCTAGCATTTATTTGCAATGGTacctttaatataaagaaatttaaactgaacaaaagttttataaaggagattattgaagttaattcattattttttatacactttacataatatatgatctaaattatatcttaaatagaaGCTTCCTTCATTTCAACATCATCAGATGTCATTTCTATATCATCATTCTCATCTAACAGTGCTTGTAACTGATGTATTGATGTTACCAACACAtggaattgtttttttctcaAAGACAGACGACTCTCCAATTGTTGTCTTGTCCCTTCTAAATTGCTCAACTccatttttaatgtactaaGACGTTCCAAAGTTTCCTTTCTATCGGGCTGTTCGCTGATAACTTTTGCGAGAACATCATATTCAATGCGATTCTTTCTAACTGTTTTTGCTTGTGTCAAATCGGATTTgcttttttctatattaccTTTAGCAACTTCTATGCCATTTTCAAGTATTTTTGATAGTGCTTCATAGCTCTTTAATTCCGCAGCCATCATCTCTGAGCCTAGCTGTGATTTTGTAACTGCAAATTCACATTGTGCAAGCTGTGCAAGCATTCTGTCGTGTGTTgctttactaaaaatatacaatattatataaataatattttactaattcaattttttttcatagtgatgatttttttttataaacgaaattTTCATATACCAAATCTAACCTCTCTTCCGGTTTTTCATCAGTGCTATTTGACcactttattaaagttttaagtaaaacatTAAGCCGTCTGTCATCGCCGGTTCCATCCCCATCTATCAGTAGACGCCTCCGAATAACGTCctctgaaaaaaaatgttataagaaaCTTAAAGATTCTCATATGGATAATTTCGTAGCGTTAATTTACCGTCAGCCATTTACACGGTAGATTGGCCAGTactaaacaaaatgtaattttatattcggCAGCTGTTTAATATAGTGCTGCTGTTTTATTGGAGTGAACTGTGAAAAGtcaaaacataaaactttgttttctaTGGATTTCGTGCTTCTGATTTatccaaacaattttttttcatcatgttttttttggaaatCGGCAAAGAACACTGGTTCATTCAGCCTTATGAcctatttaacttaaatttatatagaacataGCCCAGCTTTCTTAATTTTGTGTactctaaaaatttatttaaagaaatttaaacaaattcgattataaatattaattataaattgtcttTTCAAAAAATTGGAATTCCTTAAATTCtaatattgctttaaaataaaaaataaaattgtaattttaaattttataattatataccataagcataatattttttttcatttctaattaactaactattaatatatgttttgaatagttattttatactttttgaaCATTGGTTATTTCAGAACGTAAACTGTCACAAATGTTTTGCAGTTTATTCTCGACTTTTGATTGACTCCCTAGCCTGGCCTCCGAAATTGGTACTCACGAATAAATTAtggcaattttattaatttcggtCGGTTTGTGTTTAGATTTTATCACCTATATATGATTTGCCTACTAGCTATAGAAACCAATAAACAGTGAAAATGGAGAACATTGATTTCAgtgaaaaaattgaaaaatatttttcagaattGGGTCGATGGTGTGTACATTTACCTGATGAAGACTATTTACTAACACTTTACTTggcgtaaataataaaaatgttctatttTTAGGAAAGTGTGGCGCGGTATTATATTAGGTCAAGTGCTATCTCTTCTGTTGAGTGGAAAATGTATTCTTACTACATTACTCCAGAGTGCTACTTGGCAGTTTCCTACTAATGGACAACTAGTTATCCCCTACTTTGtacttttcatattattttctccATCTCTATTATGCAGAGGCCTTACACAGTTaatgaagtaataaaaataattggtagtattattttcaatgttttatcaaaaaatatataaagttcattatattttttcagaaaatGGTGGTTAATTCTTATAGCTTGTATACTAGATGTGCAGGCTAATTGGCTGCTAGTTCTCTCACAAAGATTCACCTCAGTATTAAGCTGACAGCTGTTAGCATGTAGCGGAGTAGGAGCAGCCTTAGTTGGAGGTGCATGGAGAGGTCAACGTTTAGGGGTCGCTCATGTTGCTGGGGCAACATTGGGCTTGATGGCAGTTGTTTGTGTGGTTTGGGCGGACGTGGAAGGAGCTCCCACTGATGGTAAGTTCAGTTTTCAAGTTTGAAGCAGTAAATGGAATAATtgcgttttaaatttaaccattaaaatgttgtactggtcaaatatcaaattgttagtgaaattaaattaagtcaaaAGTACATAGTCAGAAATAGAATCACTCCAGTTTAGACATTTTATACTGTTTTGTTAtagcatatttaatataaataaaatgtataaaattttttagagaaaaaatttttctttcttactTTCAGGTAAAAACCAATTAGTGGGTGATATGCTTTGCTTAGCCGGATCACTCCTCTATGCTCTAGTGACTGTGCTCCAAGAAATAATGCTCAAAACACATTCATGTGCGGAATATTTAGCATTGCTCGGTTTCATTGGGAGTTTGTTGTCAAGTTCCCAGACATTTTTCTTAGAGTTTAGTGACCTGATGACATTTAACTGGTACGAGTTAGATACAATTATACAGTTGGGAAGTTACTGTGTTGTGCAAACAGTATTCCAAATCCTTCAGAGCTTTATGCTAAGGGATGCTGGATCAATAATACTGCACCTTTCTTTCCTCTCTTCGGATTATTATACTTTGATAGCTGGGATGTTTATATTCCAATTTAAGgtgacttattatttattacctatTAATGATCAAATTTCTGTttacaaaatctttaattactatttctcttgttatatttgaaaattatatgtatttatactttGAAGAATATAATATGGTTAATATGGAAATATCAACTGACTATgtctttgttaattttttgtaagaatttttttttattattatttcagttcCATGCTCTTTATTTCCTATCATATCTGTTGGCGATGGTGGGAGTATTTCTCTTTAGTGCAAGACGAACATCCAATCCTGTGGTTATACCACAAATTGTTCATGACTCTGTGCAGACACAGGATAATGTGTCCATGtgagtataatttttgtatgtgttatttgtggaatgaaaaaaaaagattttacaaTCAGATATATTGtgtgtgatttattttattataacatatttctgtaaaacttgtaatctaatattttacttcTCGTTGATAAGTTtgatgtatgttttatttcaatcaggGAGTACACAGTACCCACATTGGACTGCATACCTCTATCCGAAGGTCTCGAACCGCCAATGAGTCGAGATACAACATTCACATCGTTCCTCGGAGGACCTCAGACTGCTAACACCATGCCTAATGGAAACATGCCATTCGGACCTTTAAATACAGATGAAACTAAGGAAATAAATCAAGacataaatcaataatttttaatattacttcatttttaataaacataatatattctacGACAGTTTGCAGAGTTTGGACCAAGTTTGATTAGCACAAATTAGcgcaaaacttttatattagatatgACTGAAGTTAGCGAGATCGGTATATCTATTACTTTGATTGTCTGACATGTGATAAATGTTTAGGAAGTTGAATGTTTAGAACAAATTAGTTTTGTTGTTagtgaattaaaaatcattagaTCTTTACAAGGAACTACATATAGGTAACAGTTCTTGTAtgtagaataattaatttaattttttatggagtcagtttgtttttattataatttcagtaaTCATTCAGATGCTTTATCTAAATGTACGGTTAAATATATCACTACCAGCACAATGATGTGATAGATATCttgaactttttaaattaatcatggattttcattttatgtatggatgtaattttttttcaagttgcttaaattttttagcCGCCTACtacatatttatcaattttatcttaataggtttttataatacaacctgtaaatttatattataattgttccTCAGTGAACCTTAGTGGCAATTTATCTTTGTCGCCCCAGAGATAtacagacatatttttaatttattatttcatctgGAACTGTTTGGATTGAACCtgaaattgttttgatttttttatgtaatcaattaaactttattagaAATAGTCACGAGAATGTTTTGTAACGagcacatttaattttaaacacacttTTGACGAAGTCAAACATAAAATGcataatgaaattgaaaaatttattaacgaatacTGCCATTTACTCGAATTTTTACTCAATTTTTAATCAGCTAGATTAGTGATGTTTATATGAGATTTAAATGTagaatctatttaaattaagggTGTGTATAAtagttgatattataataatattgtttattcttagttataatataGACTTATAACTTAACTTTCAATTTTActttggttttaatttaattttgcaagCAATACGAATGTCTTTTATCTATCatgttatatgaatattttttctagcCAATTTTTTCGTTAACGAATTTAGGCTTATGGCAACGtatgttagttataataaaataatatgaactgtaataattgaaataatgaaCGAACAGTGTTTAGACAACTTAAACAAAGCGGTTCGTGTCCCTACAAGCGAGTCTTTCTTGTTCTGTTTAATGATTCATGTGTAAATTATAAAggtatttttcaattaatttccttttttataacagCAATTAAAGCGACTGTAGGTACAGCATTTTGTGATTTATACAGCATCgatttgatgaaaaatttcttttaaaggtCATTGTCAAACGAAGAATTGTATGATTGCCGAATATTTTACCAgcgataataattaaaatatcggcACAATACGCCCAGCAGATCTCTTAACCTTAttcatgtatatatgttatactGTTTTACTATTCCACGCTGTGATTTGTTCGACTCTCAGATAAACTAtgacgttatatttttaagaatctaTTTAACTGAGTTACTATTTAGTTGATGAAACGTATATggctataatataatatagaagttATTTATATCGCTCAATTACTAAAAGTAAGTTACGCATTTTATTAACTAGTCCATTAGTATGAATTGATAAAAGGATTTGACACTAactttaaatagattatttactCTTCCGTCGCTAGAACGGTTGTATTATTGCTTCAAGGGATGTAACGTCATTTAGCATGTACTGTAATCCTTATCACAAGTTTTGATGGTCACACTACAAACGGAGCgttttcattttgtatattatatttcgctGTTAGACTTATTAGTTTTGGGGGAGATTGTACGAGTGGGGTTTTTCCCTTGAAATACTGATTTTAAGAATCTGGGAGGTACCGTCGTCGTAAGCGTCTCAGAGAAATCGAACctcaatatcataatattggTACTCGCTTCGTATTTCTCATTTATTAACCTATGTTGTAACTTCCATACTCTATaacatataaagttaaaactaGTAACGCCCCGTATTTAGTGTGACGGTGGAAACTTTTGGTAAGGTCACTGATGTTGGGATTAGAATCACTGCAAGGATATAAACTCTGACTAgcatgtttgttttatataatatttttaaagatcaaAACCTTTCAGTCTTTATAGTATTAGTgttcaattataaattgtcattAGAGCGGTGATTTTACATTCCAATTTACAGCACGTTTTAAGTGACCGTATTATACTACTAGTTCgttaaatatacaatgtttttgaatttaggctgttttacttcatatatataaatatatgcaataaaataaaattatagctaaagtagtatttattatcttacaaCATTGAAGAATAAGAGAAATAAATCATTGtactaccaaaaaaaaaaaaaaaattgacagataattcaattaaagaaGGAACAGTTATATACAGGTTTTGGGTCACATCTTgtcaaaaatacaattaatgatTACAACACTACAGGACAATACAGTTAGCAAATATCAGTACATGTTATATAGTATAGTTCTATATGAATTGGCTTTCTTGGAGttgaaaa
This genomic window from Danaus plexippus chromosome 14, MEX_DaPlex, whole genome shotgun sequence contains:
- the LOC116769859 gene encoding THO complex subunit 7 homolog encodes the protein MADEDVIRRRLLIDGDGTGDDRRLNVLLKTLIKWSNSTDEKPEESKATHDRMLAQLAQCEFAVTKSQLGSEMMAAELKSYEALSKILENGIEVAKGNIEKSKSDLTQAKTVRKNRIEYDVLAKVISEQPDRKETLERLSTLKMELSNLEGTRQQLESRLSLRKKQFHVLVTSIHQLQALLDENDDIEMTSDDVEMKEASI
- the LOC116769782 gene encoding solute carrier family 35 member F2-like, whose protein sequence is MENIDFSEKIEKYFSELGRWKVWRGIILGQVLSLLLSGKCILTTLLQSATWQFPTNGQLVIPYFVLFILFSPSLLCRGLTQLMKKWWLILIACILDVQANWLLVLSQRFTSVLS
- the LOC133319144 gene encoding solute carrier family 35 member F1-like — encoded protein: MAVVCVVWADVEGAPTDGKNQLVGDMLCLAGSLLYALVTVLQEIMLKTHSCAEYLALLGFIGSLLSSSQTFFLEFSDLMTFNWYELDTIIQLGSYCVVQTVFQILQSFMLRDAGSIILHLSFLSSDYYTLIAGMFIFQFKFHALYFLSYLLAMVGVFLFSARRTSNPVVIPQIVHDSVQTQDNVSMEYTVPTLDCIPLSEGLEPPMSRDTTFTSFLGGPQTANTMPNGNMPFGPLNTDETKEINQDINQ